One window of Catonella massiliensis genomic DNA carries:
- a CDS encoding PD-(D/E)XK nuclease family transposase: MKPKHKNVINVERLKEILADLTLFDDIFMSQVFDNNIPAANLLLRVILGKKDIKVISVTGQKEFSNPLIGGRNLKLDILAEDSEGKHYNVEVQRSTAGADERRARFHSSMLDVRMLKSGQKFKKLADSYVIFITEKDYFGENLPIYTIDRMVKETKKDFYDGSHIYYVNGAYQGEDEVGKLMHDFREKKVENMYNKELADSVRHFKKKGDGKVMSSKWDEFVKDMQKEAVKEAMEKAERKLEKEKKEASLLATVTSGIAYGVEKEQIIERLCKEFKLTNSAAEKKYEKYAVKMA; this comes from the coding sequence TTGAAGCCCAAACACAAGAATGTAATTAATGTAGAGAGGCTAAAAGAAATTTTAGCTGACCTGACACTGTTTGATGATATTTTTATGTCACAGGTATTTGATAATAATATACCTGCTGCCAATCTGTTACTTAGAGTTATTCTTGGTAAAAAAGATATAAAAGTAATATCAGTAACAGGACAGAAAGAGTTTAGCAATCCCTTGATAGGCGGAAGAAATCTAAAGCTTGATATTCTTGCAGAAGATAGTGAAGGGAAACACTATAATGTGGAGGTACAAAGAAGTACAGCCGGTGCAGATGAACGCAGAGCAAGGTTTCACAGCAGTATGTTAGATGTAAGGATGTTAAAATCAGGACAGAAGTTTAAGAAATTGGCAGATTCTTATGTGATTTTTATTACAGAAAAAGATTATTTTGGAGAAAATTTGCCAATCTACACCATTGATAGAATGGTAAAGGAGACAAAGAAAGACTTTTATGATGGCTCACATATATATTATGTGAACGGGGCTTATCAGGGAGAAGATGAAGTTGGAAAACTTATGCATGACTTTAGAGAAAAGAAAGTAGAGAATATGTACAATAAGGAACTTGCAGACAGTGTGCGACATTTTAAAAAGAAGGGAGATGGAAAAGTTATGAGTTCAAAATGGGATGAATTTGTTAAGGATATGCAGAAAGAAGCGGTCAAAGAAGCAATGGAGAAGGCAGAGAGGAAACTGGAGAAAGAGAAAAAAGAAGCTTCATTACTTGCTACAGTAACTTCCGGTATTGCTTATGGAGTGGAAAAGGAGCAGATTATTGAAAGGCTTTGCAAGGAATTTAAACTTACAAATAGTGCAGCGGAGAAAAAGTATGAAAAATACGCAGTAAAGATGGCATAG
- a CDS encoding ABC transporter permease → MNLIKAEFRKTLTEAISYYPDYIVGLITDFFVLIIVINTEGNTTEKVFGYILWILASGVISEASMCISTEKQLGTLQNIMIKPYSIAQIVTVKTIVWFSINVIKAIITMVVAMIFFGIDNLFRLEYLYIVILVCIGIMGLSYVLASVTLMFTKVASFVNIISYGFLFLSGSIVKIPDFLVYTNPISYGVKYASVILKNGIWVMDTVIFLIICGSWLLVGYLIFRFMFNRCKQFKWTY, encoded by the coding sequence ATGAATCTAATTAAAGCAGAATTTAGAAAGACCCTTACTGAGGCGATAAGCTATTATCCGGATTATATAGTAGGGCTCATTACGGATTTTTTTGTACTGATTATTGTAATAAATACAGAAGGAAATACTACAGAAAAGGTATTTGGTTACATTCTCTGGATACTTGCAAGCGGTGTTATATCAGAGGCTTCTATGTGCATATCTACCGAAAAGCAGCTTGGAACTTTGCAGAATATTATGATAAAGCCTTATTCCATAGCACAAATAGTTACAGTCAAAACTATAGTGTGGTTTAGTATAAATGTGATAAAGGCCATCATAACAATGGTTGTAGCAATGATATTTTTTGGTATTGATAATTTATTCAGGCTGGAGTATCTATACATAGTAATTCTTGTTTGCATAGGAATCATGGGATTATCGTATGTACTTGCTTCTGTAACGCTTATGTTCACCAAGGTTGCTTCATTTGTAAATATCATAAGTTATGGATTTTTGTTTTTATCAGGAAGTATAGTTAAAATACCTGATTTCCTTGTGTATACTAATCCAATATCATATGGGGTAAAATATGCATCAGTGATATTGAAAAATGGTATATGGGTTATGGATACAGTTATATTCCTTATAATATGCGGAAGTTGGCTGCTTGTGGGATATTTGATTTTTAGATTTATGTTTAATAGATGTAAACAGTTTAAGTGGACGTATTAA
- a CDS encoding ABC transporter ATP-binding protein, which yields MLKITNLRKSFRDKSVLKDVSFEVNSGEIVCLLGNNGAGKTTIINCILKMIRPDSGEIMLDDKKIYKCKNSEYFNHVSALLESSSNVYDYLTGVQNIEYFAGLSRIDSKSPEIEKYIDDFELREAINKPVGEYSRGMQQKLALIIALMQSPKLLLLDEPTLGLDIKSKNAVIDKLNQLVNEKKMAVILTTHQMEVVQKLMAEF from the coding sequence ATGCTAAAAATAACTAATTTACGAAAATCATTCAGGGACAAGTCTGTTCTAAAAGATGTATCCTTTGAAGTGAATTCAGGAGAAATAGTTTGCCTTTTAGGAAATAATGGTGCGGGGAAGACGACTATTATAAATTGTATATTAAAAATGATACGACCGGATTCAGGAGAGATAATGCTTGATGATAAGAAAATATATAAATGTAAAAATAGTGAATATTTCAATCATGTAAGCGCCCTGCTTGAATCCAGCTCCAATGTGTATGATTACTTAACAGGAGTGCAGAACATAGAGTATTTTGCAGGATTGTCTAGAATAGATAGTAAAAGCCCTGAGATAGAAAAATACATAGATGATTTTGAATTAAGAGAAGCCATTAATAAGCCTGTTGGAGAATATTCAAGGGGAATGCAGCAGAAGCTAGCTCTTATTATTGCTCTTATGCAGTCACCAAAGCTATTACTCTTAGACGAACCAACATTGGGGCTTGATATAAAGAGTAAGAATGCCGTTATAGATAAGTTAAACCAATTGGTAAATGAAAAGAAAATGGCAGTAATACTTACCACACATCAGATGGAAGTAGTACAGAAGCTAATGGCAGAGTTTTGA